The sequence below is a genomic window from Actinomycetota bacterium.
GGTTTACACTTATGCGGCTAAACTGCAATAGCCATGCTAGTAATGGCAAGACTATTTATTTGTATAAAACCAAGTATTCAATTCTTCAATCTATCAGGACAAGCTCGATTTCCAGTGATAGTATAGTAAAAGCACTTACAATTTAGTTGTGATTAATGAGGGAACCCATGTTGCGCTTTTACGAGCTAATGTAGGCAAGTAGAAGAAGCGATTTATTTACAAAAGAGCGGGTGCCAAATATTAATAATTCATGAAAATGATTTCAGCGATTCGATTAGATATCTAGATAGGCTGTGGGCAGGGCTTCACATGAAAATTGATTTTAGCGATATGAGCGAAATTAAGAGAATAGGATTTGTTGGCTTCAAGACTATGTCCGAATTGTTCGCTGACAGCTCGGTAATTCCTAAAATAAAAGGCATATATGTTGTTCTCTGTGTTGATGGAAAAAAGCCAGAATTCCTTAAAGTGGGAACTGGTGGTCATTATAGAGGCAAAAACCCTAACATATCCATTCTTGGTCTCGAAAATGAATGGGTTGAAGGCGCTTATGCCGTTTACATTGGTAAGGCTGGTGGTGGAACAAGCGACTCAACTCTTAATTCACGACTAAACCAATATTTTAGTTTTGGTCAAGGTAAAAATGTTCCGCATTGGGGTGGACGACTAATTTGGCAACTGAAAAACTCAAGAGACCTGTTTGTGTGCTGGAAACCTTTGCCTTATGATGAGCCAAGAGAAATTGAGAGGGATCTTATTCGTGATTTTAAAGTGCAATACAATGAGAAAAGACCTTTTGCAAATCTTAGGGACTGATGAATTCACAACAATATGAAACCCTGGTAGCTGAATATTTCCGTGAGAAAGGATATGACGTTCAGCAAACGCCATACTCTAATGACTATGGCGTTGATTGCTTTGCATCAAAAGGCAAAGAGAGAATTGCTGTTCAGGCGAAAATGTTCGGTAATTCGACAAGAAAAATCAACAGGCGTATGGTAATGGAGCTGCATGGAGCAAAAGACTATTTTGATTGCACTAAGGCTTCATTGGTAACTGATGGCGTTTTACTGGACGATGCGGTTGAAGTTGCAGCAAAGCTAAGAATTGAAGTTATTTATCTTTCCGCTAAACATTTAGACTTGAAACCCCAAAAACCAGCCGGTGAGACATTTGCGGTTATTTGGGAGAAATATATTTTGCCTCTTCAAGGGATAACACTAACAAGGGCGAATGGTAAGACAAACAAAATCATAACAGCTGACTGGAGTGGGATTGAACGACTGACCTCAAATGGTAAACAAGGTAAAATTAATATTGAAATCTTTGAGTTTGCAGTTAATAAGCTATTGAAATCAGGACTCATAACAAGAGATGAAATAAACCAAAATTGTTCGGAGCGAGTTTCATCGGGCGTTGTGCTAATTCTGTCGCAAGTCCCTTTCTTTCAGCAAACTGCGAAACCAACTGGTTTAACATACAGAACATGAAAGAGCATAGCATTATAGGTAACAAATATTGCCAATACCACAGCTTTTTATCAAGTTGCGATGGGGTCGATCACATGCAAAGAAAAGAAAGTTCGTACATCATCCAGCATGCCCAGCGAATTTAGGACCCTCAAAAATGCCTTTGACAAGGCATTTTGCTAATGCCAAAAGCTTGTACCCTGGAAGGATTCTAACCCTTTCTATCTAGTTTTCTTAAATGTTGGCACTTTTTACCATGAAGATATGGTCAACTTCCACTGAAAATTTGCCTCGCTATGTGATAAAATGCTAGACACAGGGATTTTGCAACTCAAAATAGCAACCTTGCAACCAGGGATTTTAATTGACGTAGCTCAGCCCTTTAGGGCTGATAACGGCCATGCATATGCGATTATCAGGGCTAAAGCCCTGAGCTACGGGAGATAAAATATGAGTTGCAAAATCTCTGAGACATATAGTAATGATATATTTTCAATATATCTGAGGTGGAATATGGAGATTGGACCAAGGATAAGCGTTGATAAGGACGTAAGGTTTGGCAAGCCGGTTATTACCGGAACTAGAGTTCCGGTCGATCTTGTGCTCGGCAAATTAGCTAGTGGTATGCAGTATGAGGAAGTTATGGCCGAGTACGACATTGAGCGCGAAGACATTCTAGCCGTTCTTGCCTATGCAGCTAAAACATTATCGGACGAAGAAATCAGAGCCGTAGGCTAATATGCCAAAATTTGTAATTGATGAAGATATGCCGCGATCGACGGCCAAGCATCTTGACGAGTTGGGCTATGATGCAACGGACGTTAGGGATGTTGGGCTCCGCGGAGCAAAAGACGATGCAGTTTTTTCCTTTACGCAAAGTAATGAGGCGGTATTAATTACGGGGGATTTAGGATTTGGCAATATTCTGCGATTTCCTATCGGAAGCCATTACGGAATTGTCATTGCTCATTTTCCAAATGAAGTTAGTACACATGAAATCAACCGTGAACTAGAGATTAGATTGTCTGAGATAGCGGAAAGCAGCTTTAAGGGCTCTCTAATTATTATAGAGCCAGGCAAAGTGCGCATTAGAAAAAAATGATCTAAAGACCCAGCTTACCCACCCATTCAACCAGCTTCTCCAGCAATTCAAAGTTTGAGAGCTTTTAGTTATAGCTCATGCCTCAAGGGTTTTTCTTTGAGCGGTTGCCTCAAGTTTACCAAAATCTTTAAGAAAACCACTGGTGGGTTTTAGTCCGTATGGGAAACTCATTTAAGCGCTTACTTTCTTTAGTAAGGCGAGGATATCTGCTTCAGTTGCGGTTATTCCTAGCTCGATTTCTTTTTTACCTTCTTCCAACTGTTTTCTTATATCAGGATTTGCTTCTTCAGCCAATACCTCAACTAAATCAAGATATTCGTCAGGACTTAAAATAACAGCAGCTATTTTGCCTCTCCTTTTTATAAAAAAAGTGTGGTCCTTGCTAACTTCATCCAAAACTTGTCCAAAGTGCGTTCTGGCTTCGTTAGCATTAATAATTTTGTTTTCCCCCCTTTTTCATCTTAACACCTCCCGTTAAACGGCTATGGGTTTTATATTTGCCTTCTTAATTTGAAAGTTTCCGCGCTCGTAAAAGGAGCGCCGCTACTGTGAGGATGGGTTTTATATTTGCCTCCTTAATTTGAAAGTTTAGCATATTGATTTGGAAAAGATAAGCGACCGACTATCACAGTGCTTCCTTATCCTACCAATTCAATCAAACCTCCAGTGACATCCTCCGCTCTTATTGATAATAATGACTGCAAGGGAAGCTATAAATCGGTGGCTGTGTTTGGCAAGTTATTTAAATAAGTAGCCGCGTAATTAACCCAAGAAAGTTGATTGTGTTTATTAGCGAAAGAGCCACATTATCACAGCTCAGAGATATATTTAACTAGCTTCTCCAGCAATTCGAGATTTGAATAGCGTCCACTCAGGGCAGCACCAATAAAGCCTTGTCGAATTACGGTACGACAAGGCTTTATTTAATTGTGGGGAAGTTGAGGGGAGGGGGAGGATTCGAAAGTAAAGATTAAAGACCTGACCCCGGACTTGACGCACCTGACTACTGAGCCTATTTCTCGCACGAGCAGTGATTTTAGGGTATTATACGCATCAGTATAATCATGTTTCGGCGGAACGGAACATGAACGAAGATCAAATACCGGACAACTGTAGTACTAAGAGCTGTACGTGGATGGCGAGAGCGATTACAGCGCCTCTGCCTGCATTAAACTGAGATGAAGAGCTTGCCGAACAAGACGCTCCAACGGATGGCAATTCCGCCGTGCTCCATCGTTGTCGGCAAGCTTGGACGTCATGCGTTTTAAGGAAATACGGTGTCAAGAGAACAACTGGAAGAAAATCAGATCCGGCTATATGTTGTTGCCTTGACTATCGGTGCGGGGCTGGGGTTGTGGCGCCCGACTTTAGGCGCGAGCCTGGAGTTTATGGTCTCTCCGGTGCTTGCGGTTTTGCTTTACGGAATGTTTGTCCAGATTCCATTCCTTAAGCTCCGCGAAGCGTTTGCTAACCGCCGGTTTACCGCGGCGCTGCTTATGGTCAATTTTATCGTCGTTCCTGTGTTGGTCTGGTTGTTGTCACGTTTTTTGCCCGAACATCCGCCGCTGTTACTCGGGGTATATCTTGTTTTGCTCACCCCTTGCATCGACTACGTCATCGTCTTTACGCACCTCGGTCGCGGAAATGCACGGCTCGTTCTTGCCTCCACGCCTTTGCTGCTTCTCGCACAGATACTCCTTCTCCCCGTGTATCTGTGGCTTTTCATGGGCGAGCAGGCCGCACAGGTCATGAGTGCCGGCCCGTTCTTGGAAGCGTTTCTCGTACTCATCGTTTTGCCGCTGGGGTTCGCCCTGATGAGCGAGTTCTGGGCTAAGCGCCAACGTATAGGCGCAGTATGGCTTGAGAGAACCGCTTGGCTACCGGTGCCGTTCATGGCGCTCACTCTGTTTCTCGTTGTTGTGTCCCAAATCGCCGGAATCGAAGAATATCTCCCGCTGGTGAGCCAAGCCGTACCGATCTATGTTGCCTTCATGGTCATAATGCCGTTTCTCGCGCGCCTGACGGCGCGTCTATTTCGCTTGAATACGCGGGCTGGAAGGGCGCTGATCTTCAGCGCGGGGACACGCAATTCGCTGGTGGTGCTTCCGCTAGCGCTGGCCTTGCCGGACGCTTGGATTTTGGCGTCTGCCGTAATTGTCACCCAAACGCTGGTCGAACTGGTCGGCGAGTTGGTATATATACGCTTGGTGCCTTCGGTTATCTTCCGTGAGTCGACGGAGTGCGGCCCGTCTTCGACGGATGACTGAGCTACGCATAACAATCGTTTGCGCGATCGCAGTCGCTACGCAGGCTCCTGGTCGGTCTTATCTTCTATTTTAACTACATCGACCTTCTTGGGTTTTGGCGCGGTCGGGATGAAATATTGTTGCGGGCTTTCAGGGGATTTAAAGAATTCCTCTGGGCTGTAGGCGCGATATTTCTTGCCGTTTTGGTCGGCGATTCTCACGGTTACTCCTTCCTGTAGGGTATTTGCCTGTTTTCGGAGCGCTTCTGTCGTTTGCGATAGCCATACCGCAACGAGTGTCGACTCTCCGTAATAAAAAAGATATGACCACTCTTTCACAGGAGCTTCATATCCTCATAATTAAACAACAAAGCAATCTCAATGAATTAATTATATCACACTAACGCCAAAATGCCGCATTCAAGCAAAACACTCTTCGGCCATGAGCCAACCTCTATGACTACTCTCGGAACAAGACCGAATTGTTTGCTGTGCCCGGCGAGACAAACGGCAATAAAAAAGACCCGCTATACATAGCAGGTCTTTTTAAGTTGAAACTAGATTAGCCAACAACGGTTACGTTGCTTGCGCGAGCGCCTTTAGCCTCCATTTGAACCTCAAACTCGACTACCGCGCCCTCGGCGAGTGTCTTGAAACCGTCGCCGCCGATTGCTGAGTGATGTACAAAGACATCCGGTCCGCCGTCTTCCTGGCTGATAAAACCAAAACCTTTGCCGTCATCGAACCACTTTACTGTACCTTTTGACAAAATTGTCACCTCCTAGCGTCGCTAAACTTGAGCTTATGACGCTAGGTTAATGAGGTACTTAAAAAGTTTACGACACCGACCATAAAAATAAGAACCCGTCTAACAACGAGTCCCCATTTACGAATTCACGTCTTAGCTTTCATTATTATCGGTCATATTGCGCGATTTGTAAAGGCTTTAGGATAAACATTATAACTTAGCAGGCATGATAGGCGAAACCCGCTAAGACATTCGACTAAATCCAGGTCTGACCCCGATCTAAGGCCCGACTCCATATGTCCAGCTCGCTATTCCTCCATCGAGTTCATATACTTCGGAAAAGCCATTGTCGGTCAATAATTTAGCCGCGTCCTTGCTCCATTTTCCGGCATCGTCATAGAGCAGAACCGGTTTTGTTTTGTCGAGTTCTCCGAAGCGCGTCGCCAACTCGCCTTGCGGTAAAAGTTTTGCGCCTAGTATGTGTTTGTTCCCATACAGGTAAGAACTTCTCAAGTCTACGATTTGAACGGCGGGATTGCCACTGATAAGTGCCGACGCATCGGATGCGCTGATATTTTTCCAGGGAGGCGGCGCCGTTGGTTGAGTAGTTTGGACCGTCGGCGGAGTCTCCGGCGGAGCTTGTGGTGCCGCCGGTGCTTGTTCGTTTTTCGCTGCGGTAATACCCAAGTCTTCGTCGGTAACCTGGCCCGCGGAACACCCAAACGCCAGGGATACGGATGCGATGAGAAGGGCGATAGCTAAGTACTTTCTCAAATGGGGCAAGTTCAACCTCCTTAGAGTGGTCGCAGGCGATGAGGCGCTTGGCGCCGGCCGCTAGCGATGACTAAAATTCTATCGTATTATACCATGACTTATTGTGGAGGCTCTACCCAAACCGGAACTACTTCTTAGCTTTCTTGCGGGCGTTCTCATCGAGCAGCTTTTTTCTAATGCGGATTGCTTTCGGCGAGACCTCGACCAGCTCATCATCTTCGATGAATTCAAGAGCCTGCTCCAACGTCATCTCTTTATGCGGGGGCAGGCGCAGCGCATCGTCACTGCCCGAGGCCCGCATGTTGGTCAATTTCTTCTCTTTGACAGCGTTGACCGTAAGATCGACACCCTTATTATTTTCGCCGATAATCATACCCTCGTATACCTCGGTGTTGGGCGGTATGAAGAACCGCCCTCTATCCTGAAGCCCGCTCAAGGCATAGCGCACCGCCTTGCCTTGAGCGTGACAGACCAAGACGCCTTTCTCACGCTTGGGTATCTCGCCCTTGAAGAACTCGTATTCGTAGAAGTTGCTGTAGAGCGTCCCTGTTCCGCGTGTCATCGTCAGGAACTCGCTTCTGAAGCCGATGAGCGAGCGTGACGGTATGGTAAACTCCATCTGCACACTGCCCGAATCGGTTTCGACAAAGTTTTTCATCTCGGCTTTGCGTTTGCCCATCTCCTCGATGACATAGCCGTGATAATCTTTATCGACATCGATAACGAGCATCTCGATGGGCTCGAGAACCTTCCCGTCGATCTCCTTAAAGATGACCTTTGGTTTCGATACTTCGAGTTCATACCCTTCGCGGCGCATCGTCTCGACGAGGATTGAGAGGTGGAGTTCGCCTCGTCCCGATACTTTAATCATCTCTTCGCCTTCGACGTCCTCCACGCGCAAGCCCACATTGATTCTCGCCTCTCTGTGGAGGCGCTCGCGAATATGGCGGCTGGTAAGGAATTTACCGCCGTCCATTCCGACAAAGGGGCTGGTATTCGGTCCAACCATAACCGATATCGTCGGTTCGTCGATATTGACGAAGGGAAGTGCTTTGGGCGACTCGAACGAGGCGATGGTCTCGCCGACGTTAATATTTTCCAAACCGGCGACACATGCGATATCTCCCGCACTCGCAAAATCGACGGCGACTCTTTTCATGCCTTGATACGCGAAGAGGCCGCTGACCTTGCCCGCCCGCCTGGTGCCGTCCCGGCGCATCAGATAGACTTGGTCGGAGACGCGTACTTCGCCGTGGACGATGCGCCCGAGACCGAGCCCTCCGATGTAGTTGTCGTAGTCGAGCATGGTGATTAGCATCTGCAACGGTCTCCCCACATCCGCGGCAGGGGGGAGAACGCGGTGTATGATGGTCTCGAAGAGCGGCTTTAGGCTATCGCTCTCTTCTTCCATCTCGTACCACGCGATACCGTCTTTTGCCGAGCAATAGACGACCGCGAAATCGAGCTGCTCATCGGAGGCATTGAGGTCGCAAAAGAGGTCGAAGGCCTCGTCGACGACGGCATGCGAGCGAGCATCCGGCCTGTCGACCTTGTTTATGACCAAAATCGGCTTCAGGTGAAGGTCGAGGGCCTTTCTTAAAACGAACTTTGTCTGAGGCATCGGCCCTTCGAATGCGTCGACCAGGAGGAGCACTCCATCGACCGTTTGCAGGATGCGCTCGACCTCGGAGCCGAAATCGCTGTGCCCGGGCGTATCGACGATATTAATCTTGATGTCTTTATAGTTGATCGATGCGTTCTTGGAAAATATGGTGATGCCGCGTTCGCGCTCCAGGTCGTTGGAGTCCATAACGCGCTCGTTTACCTCTTCGTTTTGGCGAAAAACACCGGTTTGACGGAGCATGGCATCGACGAGCGTGGTTTTACCGTGGTCGACATGTGCGATTATCGCGATATTTCTGATGTCTTTTCTTCTTGCCTGGTGTGACATTCTTTCAACCTCTTTACCTGTTGTTACCGATTTCCACAACCTTGCCAATATACCACATATTTAAGGGCTTAGAAGCACTATCGGTGCGCCAATATTATCTTAAAGCCCCCACATAAAAAAGACCTGCCATCTCTAGCAGGTCTTTTTTAAATTCTTGCTGATTACTTTACAAGGGTGACGTTTGATGCGCGAGCGCCTTTGGGGTCCATCTCGACCTCAAACTCAACCGCCGCACCCTCGGCCAGAGTCTTAAATCCCTCCGCGACAATCGCCGAGTGATGTACAAAGACATCCGGGCCACCATTGTCCTGGCTGATGAAACCAAAACCTTTGCTATCATCAAACCACTTAACAGTACCTGTTGACAAGAATTTCACCTCCTAGCGTCTAAGGGGTTAAGCTTACGACGCTAGGTTAATACGACACCCTAAAAGAGCTTACGTCATCGACCATAAAAATAGAGACCCGCCCAACAGCGACTCCCTACTTAAAATCACGTCTTAGCTTTATATATTATCGCTCATTTGCCGGTTTTTGTAAAGCATTTTTGGTTTAGCCTGTATTTTAGGCAATTTGTCGTCTGTTAAATGGCTAGGTCTTCACCGGTTAGCCGGTGGTCGAACCGGAATGCGTCCTCGTCCAGGTGCCGGTTGTTGAGGACCGCTATCAACGCGCCGATAACGACGGCGTCGAATTTGGTATCGCTTTCTTTGACCAGCTCAGCGATGGCGGAATCTTTCGAACTAGGCTTCCTGTAGGCGCGTGTGGCGGTCATCGCATCGTAGGCGTCCGCTACGGCGATGATCCGGGCGAACAGGGGTATGTCGTCACCGGTCAAGCCCTCGGGGTATCCCGACCCATCGAGGCGCTCATGATGGTAGAGTACCGCCGGGACGATACTTTCGAGGCTGGCTATGGGCGCTAAGAGCCTGGAGCCGGTAACCGGATGCTCTTTTACAATATCGAACTCTTCGTCCGTAAGCTGGCCGGGTTTGTTCAATATGTGGGGCGGCACGTTTACCTTACCTACATCATGGATGAGCGCCGCCTTATAGAGGAGGTCTATGTCGTCTTGGCCTAAGTCCATCTCGACCGCTATTCTTCGGGAGATCTCAGCGACGCGCTTAGAATGATTGTTGGAGTGGTGGTCGACGACGTTAACGAGTTCATTGAGGACAGCGATGCTGTTGAAGCATGCCTGCTCTAGCGTCGCGTACATCCGGCTGTTATCTATGGAAAGGCCTAACAAGCTACATGCCGCACGTATCGATTCACTGATCTCGGGCGAGATGGGGACGGTCGACTTCCATCCGATATTGAGGACGCCCACAAGCTTGTCGTGCGAAGCTATCTTAATCGAAGCGAACGAGCGTACGCCGGTTCTATTAGCGATGTTGCGGCGCTCACCGTTAAACGCCTCAACGCTGGAGAGTAGGTGGCTGTCGCGGTCGGTTTTTGCGACAAATTCGTTGTTTACCACAACATTTTTTATGAGGTATCTGCTGTCCTCCGGAAGTCCGTAATCGGACGCCAAGACGAACGCGTCACCTTCTCGCAGGTAGAGTGCGGCAATTCTTATCTCTGGAATACAGGAGAGGCTTTCGATGAATTTTTGCGCCAGCCGCTTCGTCGATGGGTTGTCCCTTAGGGATAGAGCCAGATTCGAAAATAAGCCGAGAATCAACTTTCGGCGCGATTGACGCTGTTGTGAGATGTACTTTTCGTCCTCGCCCTTGAGCAGTCCAATCATGCCTCGCGAGTATTCCAGGCCCACCCTACTTTCGGCTTCAGTCGAAGGCGTGATGTATAAATCGAAAGTGCAGGGTCGCACGGGCTGGTCCGGGCCGACAATGGTTACGATTTTGCTGTAGCCAAAAGAAAGGAAGCCAAGCCCGCCGACGAGGCCCTTCATCACCGAGCACAGTGCCTCGGATCGATATTGCTTAAAGGGACAGTTCTTTACCTTATACCGGATTTGGCTCTTGGTTATGGCGATTGGAATGATGACATAGTCGAAGCTCGAAGTAACCGATGCTATCGCGTTGATAAACGACGCACCCGACAGCTCGTTCTTCGCCGCGCCCGCGGCCGATTTGACCCGCCAATTCAGTTGTGTCGCAAGCTTAAGTCCCAGACTGGAGATGGTGGTTTGGGGAATCAGGGTATCGTCTATGGTCTTTGCCAACTCGCCGGTGATGAGCGTCAATAGTTGCTTGCTGTCCAAATAGTCCAACTCCCTCAGCCCTAAGGATGATATAGATATATGATTTAATCGACAAGCGGCACGAAGAGCCTAAGCATTAATGAGTAAAAAGCGAGAACAGACGCGGAATAACAAGTGCGCGACTTTCGCGAGCGAGCGTCGGCGCTTACATCCTATTTCTTAGCGCCAAGAACCCCGACGACCATCTTGGCGGCCTCGGCTCGGGTGGCCGTGTTGCTTGGCCTAAAGGTGTTGTCGTTATAGCCGCCGACGATGTTGGCCTTAACGCATTTGGCTATATAATCATTAGCCCATGAGGTCGCGATATCGGATAGGGTGCTGGCGCCGGCGGGCAGGCCAAGAGTCTCGGACGCTATTTTGGCGATCTCAGCTCGGGTTATACTTTTACCGGGCTTAAAAGTGCCGTCTTCGTAGCCGGCGATAACCTTCTTCGATTTGGCCGTCTCGATATATTTATACGCCCAATGGTCTTTCGGTACATCGGTAAAGGAAGCGCTCGAAGGGTTCTCTAAGGTCCAACCCATCGTGAGGCACATCATTTTGGCGAACTCACCGCGGGATACGTTGTGGTTCGGCCGGAAAGACCCGTCGACATAACCGGAGACGATTTTGTTTGTGGTCAGCTGTATAACGTGGTCTTTATACCAGGCCGTATCGGGCACATCGGCGAAGCCGGATTGATTCGCGGTTTTCTCTACGAAGACCTCGAATTCGCTCGACTTCGCGCTCTCTTTTGCGGTTTTGCCTACCCAAGTCACCGCATACACGTAAGTCTTGCCGATTTCAACGCTCTTATCTTGATACCGGGCTTCGAGTATCGTCGCCGTGTTTACTTTTGACAGCGCCGTTTCACCTTTTATTTTTCGATAGACGTTGTAGCCGGAGAGGCCGCTGTCGGCAACGGAGGTCCACGATATGTGAGCCAACCCCTTATTGCTCACTACTTTCAGGCCTTGCGGGGCGGTCGCGGTGGTAGTGTCGTTCTGCGTAGTGATATTAAACGAGTATGCGGCGGCAAGCGCATTGCCGGCGCTGTCTTTGACACCGCTCGCGGGTATGGTCACCGTATATTTCATACCTAACGCAAGGTCTTTCGCCGGGGTTAGCGTCAGTACTTTATCTTTGATATTCTTTGACAGAGAAATCGCCGTGCTGCTCGTATCTTTAACGGCTATCGTCTCGTAGGCGGTTCCGGCCAGTATGTTCTCGCTAAAGGTTATGGTTATCGTCTTTTCTTTCGCGACCTCGACCGCATTGTTCGCCGGGTCGGTAGAGCTTACCGTCGGGGGAGTGGTATCGTTTTGGGTCGTAAAGCTCAAGGCATATTGCGCGGCCAGGTTATTATTGGACATATCTTTGACCGCGTTGACCGGAATCGTAATCGTGTGGACGGTATTGCCGGCAAGGTCGCCTGCCGGGTCAAGGCTTAACGTCGCCCCTGAAACTGTTTTGGTTGCATCTACCGAAACGCCGGCGGCGGTCTTAAACGTAATGTTGTTATAGGCGCTGCCGGCCTGGATGTTCTCACTAAAGGTGATAACGACGGTTTTGTCTCTCGTAATGCTTAAGGCGCTATTGGCCGGGTCGGTAGAGCTTACCGTCGGGGGCGTCGTATCCGGC
It includes:
- a CDS encoding Ig-like domain-containing protein; the protein is MQTTMATRTSKIPTLNRIAALVLIAAALLPAVAATGYAGVNEWVTNGPSGAIVYSLGVSPDYATSKTVFAGTDNGIYKSTNGGTSWTQGGLAGNHAQSLAVSPGYAADGTVFSGTNNAGIYKSTNGGTSWTQVGLAGTSVSALAISNNYATDRTVFAGTNGGVYKSTDAGTSWTAMNTRFSHNYISAIQTSPNYTIDGTVFAGTSDGGGVYKSMDGGASWARVNNDLGNINISSLGVSPNYAVDGTVFAGASDGGGVYKTINGGASWTQSGLLGVNIFSLATSPNYADDSTTVVGTYGGGAHISTNGGTNWTQINTGLAPTSIPSVRFSPAYGSDYTIFAGTWGGGVFSATTSDSLPPVINSADPANGATAIARDKTIAITFNENVQSSTAYDLITLKDAAGSQVTMTKVINGRVLTLDPTGDLAYGTTYTAIIPAGAVKDTANNAFGAQHTLSFTVAAAPDTTPPTVSSTDPANSALSITRDKTVVITFSENIQAGSAYNNITFKTAAGVSVDATKTVSGATLSLDPAGDLAGNTVHTITIPVNAVKDMSNNNLAAQYALSFTTQNDTTPPTVSSTDPANNAVEVAKEKTITITFSENILAGTAYETIAVKDTSSTAISLSKNIKDKVLTLTPAKDLALGMKYTVTIPASGVKDSAGNALAAAYSFNITTQNDTTTATAPQGLKVVSNKGLAHISWTSVADSGLSGYNVYRKIKGETALSKVNTATILEARYQDKSVEIGKTYVYAVTWVGKTAKESAKSSEFEVFVEKTANQSGFADVPDTAWYKDHVIQLTTNKIVSGYVDGSFRPNHNVSRGEFAKMMCLTMGWTLENPSSASFTDVPKDHWAYKYIETAKSKKVIAGYEDGTFKPGKSITRAEIAKIASETLGLPAGASTLSDIATSWANDYIAKCVKANIVGGYNDNTFRPSNTATRAEAAKMVVGVLGAKK